One genomic region from Halobacteriovorax vibrionivorans encodes:
- a CDS encoding transglycosylase domain-containing protein: MLLKRLKILLLLSVPFVALCVIFVVKTINDADLSQVISGKLSEHEQKSVIFEEGSFIVKDEFLFFKANSNDERFTSVFKNKFENFNERILSINETFELKALRNNNCHYNRCLQYKIPFYNIPIILSKGLIGIEDFRFLDHIGIDYISILRAIVADIKAGALVQGGSTLTQQLVKNIYFTNEKSFSRKIKEAILAVYIDFKFEKSDILEAYFNEVFWGSLGGVRVKGVHTAAVLYFNKPISELDPYESAILVSMLKGPGYYHPIYRTERLKGRANFIFNKLQDLNLFDSNESYQWSDEKWDRWRQGLKDFQEKGFYEAIYLTTTRKNKDKDLNEYRFFKTVVASKGLLEDLKKIEENLAVKISFGPKDKETFYYSKFERNVEKALLEERHGVGSTLKPVLYQIYLQHGYKIDDLVSTEPVTLDLISGVWTPSESHTPDASEYPISQALQESLNNPIVRLARDIGFEKVEEDLKSRIADIKTPLSQYPAQLLGAVELSVHELHQVYRDFLEKECEQGSQVYEALADPRKTTIRRMVKPALRDQHFFGKTGTSNNGFDNLFVGYDGHDLFTIWVGYEGSRANKKGLRLYGSTTAFRLYQEIILYSGQRIASLACE, from the coding sequence ATGCTTTTAAAACGATTAAAGATATTATTACTATTATCAGTGCCTTTTGTTGCATTGTGTGTCATTTTTGTCGTTAAAACAATAAATGACGCAGACTTAAGTCAGGTCATTAGTGGCAAGCTAAGTGAGCATGAGCAAAAATCTGTTATTTTTGAAGAAGGCAGCTTTATTGTTAAAGATGAATTCTTGTTTTTTAAAGCAAATTCAAATGACGAAAGGTTCACATCTGTTTTTAAAAATAAATTTGAAAACTTCAATGAAAGAATTTTAAGTATTAATGAAACATTTGAATTAAAAGCTCTAAGAAATAATAATTGCCACTATAATCGTTGCCTACAGTATAAAATTCCATTTTATAATATTCCAATTATTCTCTCTAAAGGTCTTATTGGAATTGAGGACTTTAGATTTCTCGATCATATTGGGATTGATTATATTTCAATCCTGCGTGCAATCGTTGCTGATATTAAAGCAGGTGCCCTTGTTCAGGGAGGATCAACTCTAACACAACAATTAGTTAAGAATATATATTTCACTAATGAAAAGTCCTTCAGTCGAAAAATTAAAGAAGCAATTCTTGCTGTATATATCGATTTTAAATTTGAGAAGTCAGATATATTAGAAGCTTATTTTAACGAGGTTTTTTGGGGAAGCCTTGGTGGTGTCAGGGTAAAAGGTGTTCATACTGCAGCGGTGCTGTATTTTAATAAACCTATTTCAGAGCTTGATCCATATGAATCTGCCATTCTTGTTTCGATGTTAAAGGGACCTGGGTATTACCATCCTATATACCGAACAGAGAGATTAAAGGGACGAGCTAATTTCATTTTCAATAAACTACAGGATTTAAATCTCTTTGATTCAAATGAGTCTTATCAATGGAGTGATGAAAAGTGGGATCGCTGGAGGCAGGGACTAAAAGACTTTCAAGAGAAAGGTTTTTATGAAGCAATCTATCTTACAACGACACGTAAAAATAAAGATAAGGACTTGAATGAGTATCGTTTCTTTAAAACTGTCGTAGCATCCAAGGGTCTTTTAGAAGACCTTAAAAAAATAGAAGAGAATTTAGCTGTTAAAATATCATTTGGGCCAAAAGACAAAGAAACCTTTTATTATTCAAAGTTTGAGAGAAATGTAGAAAAGGCCCTTTTAGAAGAAAGGCATGGTGTTGGTTCAACCTTAAAGCCTGTCTTGTATCAAATTTATTTACAGCATGGTTATAAAATCGATGATCTCGTTTCAACTGAGCCAGTTACTTTAGACCTTATAAGTGGTGTATGGACACCATCTGAGTCTCATACTCCAGATGCTAGTGAATATCCAATTTCTCAGGCTTTACAAGAATCCCTTAATAATCCCATTGTCAGGCTAGCAAGGGATATTGGTTTTGAAAAAGTTGAAGAGGATCTTAAATCACGTATTGCAGATATAAAGACTCCGCTGTCGCAATATCCAGCTCAATTACTTGGAGCTGTTGAGTTATCTGTACATGAGTTGCACCAAGTTTATCGCGACTTTTTAGAAAAAGAATGTGAACAAGGCTCTCAAGTATATGAAGCTTTGGCCGATCCTAGAAAAACTACTATCAGACGCATGGTAAAGCCGGCCCTTAGAGATCAGCACTTCTTTGGTAAAACAGGTACATCTAATAATGGTTTTGATAATCTCTTTGTGGGATACGATGGCCATGATCTTTTCACCATTTGGGTTGGATATGAGGGAAGTCGTGCCAATAAAAAAGGTTTGAGATTATACGGGAGTACGACCGCGTTCAGATTGTATCAGGAAATTATCCTATATTCTGGCCAGCGCATTGCATCTTTAGCCTGTGAATAA
- a CDS encoding electron transfer flavoprotein subunit beta/FixA family protein has translation MNIFVCIKQVPDTETKVTPNGDGSYIETNSIKWIMNPYDEFAVEQALLTKAANSGSTVTVVRVGGVKDTEALRTALAMGADDAILVEADDNLDSYMTAKALKGAIEKSGKTPDVIFTGKQAIDDDCLQVPQLLAQMLGLPSVTVVDGCEEEGGKFTLKREVEGGALEVYEVNSPAVIAANKGLNSPRYASLPGIMKAKRKPLAQHSLSDVGVSADDRRVKYSGFQLPPEKPAGKKFDAMDEGQQASVVAEVVKLLREEAKVI, from the coding sequence TTATATCGAAACTAATTCGATTAAGTGGATCATGAACCCATACGATGAGTTTGCTGTTGAGCAAGCACTTCTAACAAAAGCAGCAAACAGTGGCTCGACTGTAACTGTTGTAAGAGTTGGTGGTGTTAAAGATACAGAAGCATTAAGAACTGCCCTAGCAATGGGTGCAGATGATGCAATTCTTGTTGAGGCCGATGACAATCTAGATTCTTATATGACTGCAAAAGCACTTAAGGGTGCTATTGAGAAGTCAGGTAAGACTCCAGATGTAATCTTCACAGGAAAACAAGCTATTGATGATGACTGTCTACAAGTTCCTCAACTACTAGCGCAAATGCTAGGCCTACCTTCAGTAACTGTTGTTGATGGTTGCGAAGAAGAAGGTGGTAAATTCACTCTTAAAAGAGAAGTAGAAGGTGGAGCACTTGAAGTTTACGAAGTAAACTCACCTGCTGTTATCGCTGCTAACAAAGGTCTAAACAGTCCTCGTTACGCATCTCTTCCAGGTATTATGAAAGCAAAGAGAAAGCCTCTTGCTCAACACTCACTATCAGATGTAGGTGTATCTGCTGATGATCGTCGTGTTAAGTACTCAGGATTCCAACTTCCACCAGAGAAGCCAGCTGGTAAGAAATTTGATGCGATGGACGAAGGTCAACAAGCATCTGTTGTTGCTGAAGTTGTTAAGCTTTTAAGAGAAGAAGCGAAAGTTATCTAA
- a CDS encoding Mrp/NBP35 family ATP-binding protein encodes MINIEAIKTKLIEVKNPNTQKSLLDENRFKDIHVDGNKVTLVYNRDEITAPQKRDIEDAIVNSLADLVNEDDLFIKTVSTQEAPKSQAEKKPQQQNAQLQVGHGKAAPQKRDIPGVNRIIAVSSGKGGVGKSTVSVNLALALKNAGKKVGLLDADIYGPSVPMLLGERNAKPLATDDKKIAPIEAHGLKFISFGLFIEEKDAVIWRGPMLGGVLNQFLFDVDWGELDYLVLDLPPGTGDVQLSIAQTLKLDGIVGVSTPQDVALLDSRKGFNMFEQVNVPVLGLVENMSYFAPDDMPEKKYYIFGEKGGEAIAKELGYPFLGEVPIEIALRESCDSGNPYMANNSYENRPVWNAYSGIAKKIIELENGGDEEKGFFSKIFKR; translated from the coding sequence ATGATAAATATTGAAGCAATTAAAACGAAATTAATTGAGGTTAAAAACCCTAATACACAGAAGTCTCTACTGGATGAAAATCGATTCAAAGATATTCATGTAGATGGAAATAAAGTGACTCTTGTCTATAATCGAGATGAGATTACTGCACCTCAAAAACGTGATATTGAAGATGCAATTGTTAATAGCCTTGCTGATCTAGTAAATGAAGATGACCTTTTCATTAAAACAGTATCAACTCAAGAAGCACCTAAATCACAGGCTGAGAAAAAACCACAGCAGCAAAACGCACAACTGCAAGTTGGTCACGGTAAAGCTGCTCCTCAAAAAAGAGATATTCCAGGTGTAAATAGAATAATCGCAGTATCATCTGGTAAGGGTGGTGTTGGAAAGTCTACAGTATCGGTGAACTTGGCCCTTGCTCTTAAGAATGCAGGAAAAAAAGTAGGCTTACTTGATGCTGATATCTATGGACCTTCTGTCCCAATGCTACTTGGTGAAAGAAATGCAAAACCATTAGCTACTGATGATAAGAAAATTGCCCCTATCGAGGCACACGGTTTAAAGTTTATTAGCTTTGGTTTATTTATTGAAGAAAAGGATGCTGTTATTTGGCGTGGTCCAATGCTAGGTGGAGTTCTAAATCAATTTCTTTTTGATGTTGATTGGGGCGAGCTAGATTATCTTGTTCTAGACTTACCTCCAGGAACTGGAGATGTTCAATTATCGATAGCTCAAACACTTAAGCTTGATGGAATCGTTGGTGTTTCAACACCTCAGGATGTCGCTCTTTTAGATTCTCGTAAAGGTTTTAACATGTTTGAACAAGTTAATGTTCCTGTTTTAGGGCTTGTTGAGAATATGAGTTACTTTGCTCCTGATGATATGCCAGAGAAAAAGTATTATATTTTTGGTGAAAAAGGTGGAGAAGCTATCGCAAAAGAGCTTGGTTATCCATTCTTAGGTGAGGTTCCAATAGAGATCGCTCTTAGGGAATCATGTGATAGTGGAAATCCTTATATGGCCAATAATTCATACGAAAATAGGCCGGTATGGAATGCTTATTCCGGTATTGCAAAAAAGATCATTGAGTTAGAAAATGGTGGTGACGAGGAAAAAGGTTTTTTCTCTAAAATTTTCAAAAGGTAA
- the ychF gene encoding redox-regulated ATPase YchF gives MALNCGIVGLPNVGKSTIFQALTSAPAEAANFPFCTIEPNIGIVNVGDQRLSKIAEIIGPQKVIPTIVEFVDIAGLVKGASKGEGLGNQFLGNIRQVNAIVHVVRCFDDPNVVHVHGEVNPVDDIETINMELALADLEVVQRKQANLPKLMKNQNKEISSKAKMLVPVLEKLVAHLEQGFAARILELDKDDLELIRDLNLITLKPTLYLCNVDEDSVGEDNEYVKAVKDFAEKEGSRAIKICGKLESEISALDSEEDKADFMEAAGIEVSGLETLTHEAYNMLGLRTYFTAGVKEVRAWTFKNGAKAPEAAGVIHTDFERGFIKAEIYHYDDLISNGSEAKVKEAGKLRMEGKEYVVKDGDIIHFRFNV, from the coding sequence ATGGCCCTTAATTGCGGGATTGTAGGACTTCCAAATGTCGGTAAATCGACTATTTTTCAAGCATTAACTTCAGCTCCAGCTGAAGCTGCTAACTTTCCATTTTGTACGATTGAGCCAAATATCGGAATTGTAAATGTTGGTGACCAGCGTTTATCTAAGATTGCTGAAATTATCGGTCCACAAAAAGTTATTCCAACAATAGTTGAATTTGTTGATATTGCAGGTCTTGTAAAAGGAGCTTCAAAAGGTGAAGGTCTTGGAAATCAATTCCTTGGAAATATTCGTCAGGTAAATGCAATTGTTCACGTTGTTCGTTGTTTCGACGATCCAAACGTTGTTCATGTTCACGGTGAAGTTAATCCAGTTGATGATATTGAAACAATCAATATGGAACTTGCACTTGCTGATCTTGAAGTCGTTCAAAGAAAGCAGGCAAATCTTCCAAAACTTATGAAGAATCAAAATAAAGAGATTTCTTCAAAAGCTAAAATGCTAGTACCTGTACTTGAGAAATTAGTTGCTCATTTAGAGCAAGGATTCGCAGCTCGTATTCTTGAATTAGATAAGGATGACTTAGAGTTAATCCGTGATCTTAACCTAATCACTTTAAAGCCAACTTTATACCTTTGTAATGTTGATGAAGACAGTGTTGGTGAAGATAATGAATATGTTAAGGCCGTTAAAGACTTCGCAGAAAAAGAAGGCTCACGTGCAATTAAAATTTGTGGAAAGCTTGAGTCAGAAATCTCAGCTCTAGATAGTGAAGAAGATAAAGCTGACTTTATGGAAGCTGCTGGTATTGAAGTTTCTGGTTTAGAAACTCTTACTCATGAAGCATATAATATGCTTGGTCTACGTACATACTTTACTGCTGGTGTAAAAGAAGTTCGAGCATGGACTTTTAAAAATGGTGCAAAAGCTCCAGAGGCTGCAGGTGTAATCCATACTGATTTTGAAAGAGGTTTTATTAAGGCAGAGATCTATCACTATGATGATCTTATCTCTAATGGATCAGAAGCCAAGGTTAAAGAAGCTGGAAAGCTTCGCATGGAAGGTAAGGAATATGTTGTCAAAGATGGTGATATTATTCACTTCAGATTCAATGTTTAG
- a CDS encoding ribose-phosphate diphosphokinase — translation MMKRIVLVSGTSNPKLSSDISKILDVPLVDPQVTKFANGETFCEIEQNVRGADVFIIQSTCAPVNDNLMELLIMIDALKRASAASITAVIPHYGYCRQDRKVSPRTPISAKLVSDLITVAGASRVITMDLHSGQVQGFFNIPFDNIYASPVLVGHIKRELVGDNTIFVSPDAGGVERARHYAKKCKCDIAMIDKRRTGKNVAKAMNIVGDVKGKDCIILDDMIDTAGTLIEACNALKENGAKSVVACATHPVFSGPAIERITKSDALSKVLVTNTIPLSKAAIDSGKIISVSVAEILAKSIHRTFNNDSVSSLFL, via the coding sequence ATCATGAAACGGATCGTTCTTGTATCAGGCACGTCAAATCCAAAACTTTCATCCGATATTTCAAAAATCTTAGATGTACCCCTTGTTGATCCTCAAGTAACAAAATTTGCAAATGGTGAAACTTTCTGTGAAATCGAACAAAATGTTCGTGGAGCTGATGTTTTCATTATTCAATCAACTTGTGCTCCAGTAAATGACAACTTGATGGAATTATTGATTATGATTGATGCACTTAAGCGTGCTTCAGCAGCTTCTATTACCGCCGTAATCCCACACTATGGTTACTGTCGCCAAGACCGTAAGGTCTCACCAAGAACGCCAATTTCAGCAAAGTTGGTCAGTGATTTAATCACTGTAGCAGGTGCCTCACGTGTTATCACAATGGATCTTCACTCAGGCCAGGTTCAAGGTTTCTTCAATATACCTTTTGATAATATTTACGCCTCACCAGTTCTCGTTGGTCATATAAAGCGAGAATTAGTTGGTGATAATACAATCTTTGTTTCACCTGATGCTGGTGGAGTTGAACGTGCTCGTCACTATGCTAAAAAGTGTAAGTGTGACATTGCGATGATTGATAAGCGCCGTACAGGAAAGAATGTGGCCAAGGCCATGAATATAGTTGGTGATGTTAAAGGAAAAGACTGTATTATTCTCGATGATATGATTGATACTGCTGGTACTTTGATTGAGGCGTGTAATGCATTAAAGGAAAATGGTGCAAAGAGTGTCGTTGCTTGTGCGACACACCCTGTTTTCTCTGGTCCTGCAATTGAGAGAATTACTAAATCTGATGCCTTATCAAAGGTGTTGGTTACAAATACAATTCCATTGAGCAAGGCGGCCATTGATAGTGGTAAGATAATTTCAGTGTCAGTAGCTGAAATATTGGCCAAATCGATACATCGAACGTTTAATAACGACTCTGTTAGTTCATTATTTTTATAA
- the pth gene encoding aminoacyl-tRNA hydrolase, with amino-acid sequence MNYLIVGLGNPGSEYKGTRHNIGWDIMNFIKPVKDLNFKEKFKGIWSSFETDEDKFYVLMPQTYMNLSGESVIPFANYFKVEAENILVIHDELDLPWGTIAFKDGGGLAGHNGLKSIAGQLGHNNFKRLRMGIGRPTHGDVSSWVLGRYHGAEADFIDDYLEKASKAVECYVKNGFKTAIQRYKKKKLLDLGDK; translated from the coding sequence ATGAATTATTTAATTGTGGGGCTTGGTAATCCAGGTTCTGAATATAAAGGTACCAGGCATAATATTGGCTGGGATATTATGAATTTTATCAAGCCTGTTAAGGACTTGAATTTTAAAGAGAAGTTTAAGGGCATTTGGTCATCATTTGAAACAGATGAAGACAAATTCTATGTACTGATGCCACAAACATATATGAATTTAAGTGGTGAAAGTGTGATTCCTTTTGCTAATTATTTTAAAGTTGAAGCAGAAAATATCTTAGTTATTCACGATGAATTAGATTTACCATGGGGAACGATCGCATTTAAAGACGGTGGTGGCCTAGCTGGACATAATGGACTTAAGTCCATTGCAGGACAATTAGGTCATAATAATTTTAAACGTTTACGAATGGGAATTGGTCGTCCAACCCATGGAGATGTTTCTAGCTGGGTTTTGGGTCGTTATCACGGCGCTGAAGCTGACTTTATTGACGATTATTTAGAAAAAGCTTCAAAAGCTGTTGAATGTTATGTAAAAAATGGTTTCAAAACAGCGATACAGCGTTATAAGAAGAAAAAGTTATTAGATTTAGGAGATAAGTAA
- a CDS encoding lytic transglycosylase domain-containing protein translates to MNLSGKRLSTFLIVVSMSYFTTAQAKQSTKDREIKAARHIAQIERNLRRKKLSNYSINNAKKAIKTGGIFKSYVGHLDFLSSLKEDLRKNKYFKCNIKSKGINRVEDQFVSNIRDYCYHTVNYLIDDKFYPQIVKDESNFNKAIKHLATTRNSLFTHKLNNIDKNSKVYKYIKKQLIETTLIEGLKIDSNLYSHIDFDKDITYLFQSNLHRIKKNKLTITNEFIKQYNKLKRVIKNNKNIQTDLEKFLRFEESNNEYIYKKSAWKRVRYIGKLLLNNGDIKNANRFFARSYEISYDSETKNESLFLLLWNSIKQENYKESIVTVQNYNLIDEFSNLYTKTKFWIAYSYMKDGNESLSKHLFKLMIKGNPLSFYSIVAQEYLPEFDKKYVKSLYFHKNTIKLPELTLSDFTELRQRNIKESRIWNELKYYGKVDKLIYEFIRLDPKKDIANQAKIDTLTTEDQRVAIFNYFLHYFKNKKDFLSSFKLVSRTIDLNLIRPSKIDITTLFPVLHLDKIKDVNTDIDPLLVLSIIRQESAFNPEAKSAVGALGLMQLMPATARQMTTFRKQEELFKPHKNIDAGVRYFKGLLNKFDGNIIYALSSYNAGPTKVKRWSKELMDLDDPIFQIEQIPYKETRLYVKLIYRNYFFYNLMKDKYILEESIASTFNTNRPKEAKRKISSQVEL, encoded by the coding sequence ATGAATTTATCGGGTAAGAGATTATCTACATTTTTAATCGTTGTAAGTATGAGTTACTTCACAACGGCTCAAGCAAAGCAGTCAACAAAAGATCGTGAGATCAAAGCGGCTCGTCATATTGCACAAATTGAGCGCAATTTAAGAAGAAAGAAGCTTTCTAATTATTCAATTAATAATGCAAAGAAAGCAATAAAGACTGGTGGGATCTTCAAATCATATGTTGGCCATCTCGATTTTCTATCTAGCCTAAAAGAAGACCTCAGAAAGAATAAATACTTCAAGTGTAATATTAAAAGTAAAGGTATCAACAGAGTAGAAGATCAATTTGTTAGCAACATCAGAGACTACTGCTACCACACTGTTAATTATCTTATTGATGATAAATTCTATCCGCAAATCGTAAAAGATGAGAGTAACTTTAATAAGGCAATAAAGCATTTAGCTACCACAAGAAACTCTCTTTTCACTCATAAGTTAAACAATATTGATAAGAATTCGAAAGTTTATAAGTATATAAAAAAGCAACTCATTGAGACTACTCTAATCGAAGGCTTAAAGATTGACTCTAATCTTTATTCACATATCGATTTCGATAAGGACATCACATACCTTTTCCAAAGTAACCTTCATCGTATCAAAAAGAATAAGCTCACTATTACTAATGAGTTTATCAAACAATACAATAAGCTTAAAAGAGTTATTAAAAATAATAAAAATATTCAAACAGACTTAGAAAAGTTTTTAAGATTTGAAGAAAGCAATAATGAATATATTTATAAGAAGTCAGCTTGGAAACGAGTACGCTATATTGGTAAACTTCTACTAAATAATGGTGATATAAAGAATGCAAATCGATTCTTTGCACGCTCATATGAAATAAGTTACGACAGTGAAACAAAGAATGAATCCTTATTTCTTCTACTTTGGAATTCGATCAAACAAGAAAATTATAAAGAGAGTATTGTCACTGTCCAAAATTATAATCTAATTGATGAATTCTCAAACTTGTATACAAAAACAAAGTTTTGGATTGCATATAGTTACATGAAAGATGGAAACGAATCACTCTCTAAACATCTTTTCAAGTTAATGATTAAAGGTAATCCATTGAGTTTCTATTCAATTGTTGCTCAAGAATACCTACCAGAGTTTGATAAGAAATATGTTAAATCACTCTACTTTCATAAGAACACTATTAAGCTTCCAGAACTTACTCTAAGTGACTTTACCGAACTAAGACAACGCAATATTAAAGAATCTCGAATTTGGAATGAGCTAAAGTACTACGGTAAAGTTGATAAGCTCATTTATGAATTCATTAGGCTTGATCCTAAGAAAGACATCGCTAATCAAGCTAAAATTGATACGTTGACCACTGAAGATCAAAGAGTTGCAATCTTTAATTATTTTCTTCATTACTTTAAAAATAAGAAGGACTTCTTATCAAGTTTTAAACTGGTTTCTCGAACTATTGATTTAAACTTAATTAGGCCTTCTAAAATAGATATCACAACACTATTTCCGGTGCTACATCTCGATAAGATAAAAGATGTGAATACTGATATTGATCCACTATTAGTACTTTCAATTATTAGACAAGAAAGTGCATTTAATCCTGAAGCTAAATCTGCCGTAGGTGCACTTGGCTTGATGCAACTGATGCCTGCAACAGCAAGACAGATGACAACATTTAGAAAACAAGAAGAGCTTTTCAAGCCACATAAGAATATTGATGCTGGTGTTCGCTACTTCAAAGGTCTTTTAAATAAGTTTGATGGGAATATTATCTATGCATTATCTTCATACAATGCGGGTCCAACCAAAGTAAAACGCTGGTCAAAAGAACTAATGGATTTAGATGATCCAATCTTTCAAATTGAACAAATTCCATATAAAGAAACAAGACTTTATGTAAAACTCATTTATAGAAATTATTTCTTTTATAATTTAATGAAAGATAAATATATTCTTGAAGAGAGTATCGCGTCGACCTTTAATACCAATCGACCTAAAGAAGCAAAACGAAAAATTTCATCTCAAGTTGAACTATAA
- a CDS encoding electron transfer flavoprotein subunit alpha/FixB family protein, whose translation MAKILVFSETSGESVKSVTFEILGKLTGHEVDVAIVGEMGPNATADLAKYGAANVHNLKGDNLDKYSPEGYANALKEFIGSNYDYVFAGATSLAKDLMPRLAGMFDAGMASEVTNFVMEGDNFAGTRPLFAGKVLAKVELDGPKPGFVTVRPNALGMPDAPTAGAGTANEVAANAGDIKAVIKEIVKGASEKLDLTEANIIVSGGRAMKSAENFKILEELAEVLGATVGASRAAVDSGYAPHAMQVGQTGKTVAPSLYIACGISGAIQHLAGMRTSKVIVAINTDPDAPIFTKADYGIVGDLFDIVPLLKEELKKVL comes from the coding sequence ATGGCAAAGATATTAGTATTTTCTGAAACAAGTGGTGAATCAGTTAAATCTGTTACATTTGAAATTCTAGGTAAACTTACAGGACACGAAGTTGACGTAGCAATCGTTGGCGAAATGGGTCCAAACGCTACAGCTGACCTAGCAAAGTATGGTGCTGCTAATGTACATAACCTAAAAGGTGACAACTTAGATAAGTATTCTCCTGAAGGTTATGCAAACGCACTTAAAGAATTTATTGGTTCAAATTACGACTACGTATTTGCAGGTGCAACTTCACTTGCAAAAGACCTTATGCCAAGACTAGCGGGAATGTTTGATGCAGGTATGGCATCTGAAGTTACAAACTTTGTAATGGAAGGTGATAACTTCGCAGGAACAAGACCACTATTTGCAGGTAAGGTTCTAGCTAAAGTTGAACTTGATGGACCAAAGCCAGGCTTCGTAACAGTAAGACCTAACGCACTTGGTATGCCAGATGCACCAACTGCTGGTGCAGGTACAGCAAATGAAGTTGCAGCAAACGCTGGTGACATCAAAGCTGTTATTAAAGAGATCGTTAAAGGAGCTTCAGAGAAGCTTGACCTTACAGAAGCAAATATTATCGTTTCTGGTGGACGTGCAATGAAGTCTGCTGAAAACTTTAAAATACTAGAAGAGCTTGCTGAAGTTCTTGGTGCAACTGTTGGTGCTTCACGTGCTGCTGTTGACTCAGGATACGCACCTCACGCAATGCAGGTTGGACAAACAGGTAAGACTGTTGCTCCATCACTATATATTGCTTGTGGTATCTCAGGAGCTATTCAGCACTTAGCAGGGATGAGAACATCTAAGGTTATTGTTGCTATCAACACTGATCCAGATGCACCAATCTTTACTAAAGCTGACTACGGTATTGTTGGAGATCTATTCGACATCGTTCCTCTTCTAAAAGAAGAACTTAAAAAAGTATTGTAA